A single genomic interval of Desulforegula conservatrix Mb1Pa harbors:
- a CDS encoding sigma 54-interacting transcriptional regulator: protein MQAPPDISFYAKQIEHLKEELEETRGREKMLLYIFEKSLSSSILIEEDMTISLSNEKVEELFGYRKNELQGKVKWPIFIHQDDVAKMKAYHQLRREDPSTAPSEYECRMIDGNGKIQDVFLKLDMIPGTKKSLATFITVTSRKQAEKSLLERESQLSAVVNNFEGFIYTVDSDYSLEFMNARLIKRVGREACGEKCHSVIFSRSTPCPWCPLLAVANGKTVKQEIIDPIDGRWHAWVSTPISGGDPGTLKKQTLITDIHDRKLAEAALLESRENLKVENRLLKSSMKDRYRFGSIIGRSPKMQAVYELIIKAASSGDNVIIYGESGTGKELVAREIHELSGSGKTPFVPVNCGAIPENLMESEFFGYKKGAFSGAIKDKPGYLDQADGGVIFLDELGEIPLAIQVKLLRAIDGGGFIPIGGSEVKTPELRIIAATNRDLISLVKNGTMRADFFYRIHVIPILLPPLRDRKEDIPLLMEHFLKSIDSTVSFTAIEPSVVNTFQRYSWPGNIREMQNALRRYLTLGQIDLDIHGAGQVCEAQPLAGPKKMADRASIKAALNDTEKQIIIEALEKNRWHRGYTALSLGMTRKTLERRMKQYDIRGVVKPDVSL from the coding sequence ATGCAGGCCCCACCTGATATCAGTTTTTATGCAAAACAGATCGAACATTTGAAAGAGGAACTCGAAGAAACCAGGGGCAGGGAGAAGATGCTTCTGTATATTTTTGAAAAATCCCTGTCATCCTCTATTCTCATTGAAGAAGATATGACCATTTCCCTGTCCAATGAAAAAGTTGAGGAGCTTTTCGGATATAGAAAGAACGAACTCCAGGGAAAGGTCAAATGGCCTATATTTATCCATCAGGATGATGTGGCAAAAATGAAGGCCTACCATCAGCTTAGGAGGGAGGATCCGTCAACGGCCCCTTCCGAATACGAATGCAGGATGATAGACGGAAACGGAAAGATTCAGGACGTATTTTTGAAGCTGGATATGATTCCTGGCACAAAAAAGAGTCTTGCCACATTCATTACCGTCACTTCCCGCAAGCAGGCGGAAAAGAGTCTTCTTGAGAGGGAATCCCAGCTAAGCGCAGTAGTCAATAATTTTGAAGGTTTCATATATACGGTTGATTCCGACTATTCCCTTGAGTTCATGAATGCCAGACTCATAAAAAGAGTGGGGAGGGAAGCGTGTGGCGAGAAATGCCACTCCGTAATATTTTCAAGGAGCACGCCTTGTCCATGGTGTCCGCTTTTGGCAGTCGCAAATGGAAAAACAGTGAAGCAGGAGATTATAGATCCCATCGATGGCAGATGGCATGCCTGGGTTTCAACTCCGATAAGTGGCGGAGATCCAGGAACTCTAAAAAAGCAGACACTTATCACGGATATTCATGACAGGAAGCTTGCCGAGGCCGCACTTCTTGAGAGCAGGGAGAATCTTAAGGTTGAAAACCGGCTTTTAAAATCTTCCATGAAGGACAGGTACAGATTCGGAAGCATCATAGGCAGAAGTCCGAAAATGCAGGCTGTTTACGAGCTTATCATCAAGGCCGCGTCTTCCGGGGACAATGTGATCATATACGGAGAATCAGGTACCGGCAAGGAGCTTGTGGCAAGGGAAATTCATGAGCTTTCGGGTTCGGGGAAGACTCCTTTCGTTCCTGTAAACTGCGGCGCCATACCCGAAAATTTAATGGAAAGCGAATTTTTTGGGTACAAGAAGGGCGCTTTTTCAGGTGCCATAAAAGACAAGCCCGGATATCTTGATCAGGCGGACGGAGGGGTTATTTTTCTGGACGAGCTCGGGGAAATACCGCTTGCTATACAGGTTAAATTGTTAAGGGCCATTGACGGAGGAGGGTTTATCCCCATCGGCGGGAGCGAGGTAAAGACTCCTGAATTAAGGATAATTGCCGCCACAAACAGAGATCTTATTTCTCTTGTAAAAAACGGGACTATGAGGGCGGATTTTTTTTACAGGATACATGTGATTCCTATTCTTCTTCCTCCCTTAAGGGATAGGAAGGAGGATATTCCTCTCCTCATGGAGCATTTTCTAAAAAGTATTGATTCCACAGTGTCTTTTACAGCAATTGAGCCTTCTGTCGTAAATACGTTCCAGAGATATTCATGGCCAGGAAACATCAGGGAGATGCAGAACGCGCTCCGAAGATACCTTACCTTGGGTCAGATTGACCTTGATATTCACGGAGCAGGTCAGGTTTGCGAGGCCCAGCCTTTGGCGGGGCCAAAAAAAATGGCGGACAGGGCGTCAATCAAGGCTGCTCTGAATGATACTGAAAAACAGATAATCATCGAGGCTCTGGAAAA